In a genomic window of Cryptococcus depauperatus CBS 7841 chromosome 8, complete sequence:
- a CDS encoding phosphoribosylamine-glycine ligase produces the protein MSSSASFPRPKSGLGVLLLGGGGREHALAFKLAQSSRIARVVVCPGNGGTASMGGKVSNLAMAWGKPPGFKSVVEWAQQQNIDLVVPGPEQPLVDGVEGAFRKAGIAVFGPSPAAAMLEGSKTLSKGFMARHGIPTAAFRSFTASQYDEAVEYVQSNPFPSGQCVIKASGLAAGKGVLMPQTSEEALAALKSVMLDKEFGDAGDEVVVEECLVGPEISVLAFSDGYTIVPMPAAQDHKRIGEGDTGLNTGGMGAYAPAPIATKEVMERCVKEVLEPTIKGMRQEGYPFIGMLFTGFMITADGPKVLEYNVRFGDPETQALMLLLSDETDLAEVMLACVERRLDSVKLEYKEGFAVSIVLASEGYPGSYPKGIPMTIGSTPSGVEIFHAGTAIKNTLVTDGGRVLAVCASARTLHAAVDLAYQGVNQIDFKGKTVRRDIAYRALSAEQFAEPLSMTYAAAGVSVDAGNDLVEQIKPVVKATRRPGADTEIGGFGGAFDLAATGYKNPILVSGTDGVGTKLRVALDFGKHSTVGIDLVAMSVNDLIVQGAEPLYFLDYYACSKLDVPVATDVITGIAEGCLQAGCALIGGETAEMPGMYHGDDYDLAGFAVGAVERDQILPTPDIAAGDVLIALPSSGPHSNGFSLIRKIISFANLSLHSTAPWDSKVKLGEALLTPTKIYIKPLLPGIKAGLYKGMSHITGGGFTENIPRIFSTDLGVTLDLNSYKIPAIWSWLMRTGAVEAKEMVRTFNCGVGMVIVVSQNKVDSALESLRENGEDAWIIGSVKNGKGVEYVGLENFGQ, from the exons ATGTCCAGCTCTGCCTCTTTTCCCCGCCCAAAGTCTGGATTAGGTGTTCTTCTCCTCGGCGGCGGTGGTAGAGAGCACGCACTGGCATTCAAGTTGGCCCAATCATCACGTATCGCTCGCGTGGTGGTATGTCCAGGTAACGGTGGTACAGCGTCCATGGGTGGAAAGGTTTCTAATCTTGCAATGGCATGGGGAAAGCCGCCTGGTTTTAAATCGGTAGTTGAATGGGCGCAGCAGCAAAACATTGACCTTGTCGTCCCAGGGCCAGAGCAGCCGCTGGTAGATGGCGTAGAAGGTGCATTTAGAAAGGCAGGTATCGCTGTATTTGGTCCCTCTCCAGCCGCTGCCATGCTTGAAGGAAGCAAGACTTTGAGCAAGGGATTTATGGCAAGACACGGCATACCTACCGCTGCTTTCAGATCTTTTACAGCGTCTCAATACGATGAGGCAGTTGAATATGTCCAGTCTAACCCTTTTCCATCAGGCCAGTGTGTCATCAAGGCATCCGGTCTCGCTGCCGGCAAGGGCGTGCTAATGCCTCAAACAAGCGAAGAAGCTCTGGCCGCACTCAAGAGTGTCATGCTTGACAAGGAATTTGGCGATGCTGGAGATGAGGTTGTCGTAGAAGAATGTCTTGTTGGTCCTGAAATATCAgttcttgccttttctgaTGGATACACTATTGTGCCCATGCCTGCTGCTCAAGATCACAAGCGTATTGGCGAGGGAGACACGGGTCTGAACACGGGTGGTATGGGTGCGTATGCGCCAGCTCCCATAGCGACCAAAGAAGTCATGGAGAGATGTGTCAAAGAAGTATTGGAGCCTACCATCAAGGGTATGAGACAAGAAGGCTATCCATTCATTGGCATGTTGTTTACAGGCTTTATGATTACCGCCGATGGGCCGAAAGTGTTGGAGTACAATGTCAGATTTGGTGATCCTGAAACTCAAGCTTTAATGCTGTTGTTGAGTGACGAGACGGACCTCGCCGAGGTTATGCTT GCTTGTGTCGAGCGACGACTGGATTCTGTCAAGCTCGAGTACAAGGAGGGCTTTGCCGTTTCCATCGTCCTTGCTTCCGAGGGCTACCCCGGGTCTTACCCTAAAGGCATACCCATGACCATTGGGTCCACTCCTTCTG GAGTTGAGATCTTCCACGCTGGCACAGCCATCAAAAACACTCTTGTCACTGATGGCGGTCGTGTCCTCGCCGTTTGTGCTTCTGCCCGTACTCTCCACGCCGCTGTCGACCTTGCCTACCAAGGTGTTAATCAAATTGATTTCAAGGGCAAAACAGTCCGACGAGACATTGCCTATCGAGCGCTCTCTGCTGAGCAATTCGCCGAGCCTCTGAGCATGACATATGCCGCGGCAGGTGTATCTGTAGATGCAGGAAACGATCTTGTTGAACAGATTAAGCCTGTGGTCAAGGCGACCCGCCGACCCGGTGCCGATACAGAGATTGGTGGATTTGGTGGTGCATTTGATCTTGCAGCCACTGGGTACAAAAACCCCATCCTTGTGTCTGGTACTGATGGTGTCGGCACCAAACTTCGTGTGGCTCTCGACTTTGGAAAGCACTCTACTGTTGGTATCGACCTCGTCGCTATGAGTGTCAACGACTTGATTGTCCAGGGCGCTGAGCCATTATACTTTCTCGATTATTATGCGTGCTCCAAGCTGGATGTCCCTGTGGCTACTGATGTGATTACTGGTATTGCAGAGGGATGTCTTCAAGCTGGATGTGCATTGATTGGAGGGGAAACGGCCGAAATGCCAGGGATGTATCATGGCGATGATTATGATCTTGCTGGTTTCGCTGTTGGTGCCGTTGAGCGCGATCAAATACTGCCAACACCCGACATCGCCGCTGGCGACGTTCTCATTGCCCTCCCATCTTCTGGTCCTCATTCTAACGGCTTCTCTCTGATCAGAAAAATCATTTCCTTTGccaatctttctcttcactCTACCGCTCCTTGGGATTCCAAAGTCAAATTAGGCGAGGCCCTGCTGACTCCAACAAAAATCTACATCAAACCTCTTTTGCCTGGTATTAAAGCTGGTCTGTACAAAGGTATGTCTCACATCACAGGTGGTGGATTCACCGAAAACATTCCACGTATCTTTTCCACCGATCTCGGAGTCACTCTTGATCTCAACAGCTACAAAATTCCTGCCATCTGGTCATGGCTTATGCGTACAGGCGCTGTGGAAGCCAAAGAGATGGTGAGAACGTTCAACTGTGGTGTTGGAATGGTTATCGTCGTGAGTCAAAACAAGGTTGACTCGGCGCTGGAGAGTTTGAGGGAGAACGGGGAAGATGCTTGGATTATCGGAAGTGTCAAGAACGGCAAGGGTGTAGAATATGTGGGTTTGGAGAACTTTGGGCAATAG
- a CDS encoding glycine cleavage system H protein, with product MFSALRPITRPLAGSMKTCFASKPITSSLSYQTVRFASTTKFTTDHEWVTLDSETNTGTIGITEYAQKALGDVVFVELPSEGSQVTQGDSVGAVESVKAASDIYAPVSGVVEAINESLADQPGLLNKSPEKDGWLCKIKLSSPAEFDVLLDGSAYKAHCEGA from the exons ATGTTCTCTGCGCTTCGTCCCATCACGCGCCCTCTTGCTGGCTCTATGAAGACCTGCTTTGCATCCAAGCCTATTACATCGAGTCTGAGTTACCAAACGGTCAGGTTTGCTTCGACCA CTAAATTCACCACTGACCATGAATGGGTCACCCTTGACTCTGAGACCAATACTGGGACAATCGGTATCACGGAATACGCTCAAAAAGCACTGGGAGATGTCGTCTTTGTCGAACTTCCCTCTGAAGGGTCTCAAGTCACTCAAGGTG ACTCTGTGGGAGCAGTCGAGTCTGTCAAGGCTGCCTCTGACATTTATGCGCCTGTCTCTGGTGTTGTGGAAGCCATCAACGAGAGCCTTGCCGACCAGCCAGGTCTACTCAACAAGTCTCCTGAAAAGGACG GATGGCTTTGCAAGATCAAGCTTTCCTCGCCTGCAGAATTTGACGTCCTTCTTGATGGCAGCGCATACAAGGCTCATTGCGAAGGCGCTTAG